The DNA sequence actacaggctgtaggtggtgcaagaggagacagattttttttttttaattacctgcttcatgtagttctaatCGAacacagtttcagcaaatatgacagaaagttagttttataaatcttacctactgcacctttaatgagATCAGTGTGAGTGAAAACTATAATTATAAGGTGAAAGAAGCTGAGGAAAAGGGCAGAGTTGGGGTTGTCACTACCAGGGACACCTGTCACATTACACATCATCAATTGAGACATTGTTGATATAAAACTATTGATTGGAgcagtttaaaaacaacaatttgtaaTTTCTGCCTTTGATTAAAAGACTTTCTGAAAGACAAAAGGTACAGGAAATTTGGAAATCACATTGGTTCTAATATGTTAATATATTATTACAATAATATACAGTTTGTTAAGATAGTTGATCGCCATTATTTAGAGTTTTTACACAACGAAACTTACTTTAACCTAATTCCATCTCATCTAAATTCAATTATCAGGTTGACAAGTACAAATGCTTACCGAAATGTTGGACATTATCAGGAAGACAGCAATGTTTTTCAGGACTTTGCTCTTTATATTTAGGGGCTGGTTTACTTCGTTTCTCACAGACAGCGACACCTCAGAAGGTTTCCGCGGACATCTGTACACCTGtctgctctcctcctcctcggtcTCCAGGGAGACACAGATTCTGTCTGGAGTCTCGTAGGCTTGGTTAATGATGCCGTTGTACGGTGGGGCCAAAGAGGACGTCACCGAGAAGATTTCCGGAGGAGCTGGTAACTCAGggtcctccctctctccatcctcttGCCGGCGATACAGGGACTCTACGATGAAGAGGTTCTGGGTGTACTTCTCCAGCACAACAAGCAGAGAGTAGACCAAGTTGGTCCAGCGGAAAGGAGGATTGCTGTTGGCTCCTACCACAGCCACAATGCTGCACCAGGACATGAGCCAGGAGCCAATAGAGGACCCACACAGCAGCTCTGTGTCCAGCTGTCTGGACGGGTTCTTTGAGGTGTCCGGAGGCATGTGGTCCACTCGATATATGAGCAGACCTAAGGAACCAGCACAGCACATGAACGCCAGCATGGCAATGCCATAAATGTAGAACATGGAAATGGCTGAATTATGAGTTTGGAAGGATTCCTCTATGTTGGTGACGTAGACCACCATGACCCCGATAGTGCCGGCCAGTGCAAGTAGACCCAGAATGGGGCCTACGTGCAGGCCCTGAATTTTGGTAGCCAGCCTCTTCTTGTTTGAAGAAAGGTCAACGGTCCGCCCAATGTTTTTCCACATGACAAAGAGCATGGCAGAGACAAATATGTGGTACTCGACGTTGAAGGGATAGAGATAGAAGAGGCTTCTGGAGAACAAGGAGCAAGTGCTGGTGGTGCAGTTACAGTCTGGCTCTGTGTGCActgcaaaacaaataaaaacaaatgcaaattcaTGAGAAATAATGTGTATTCTGTCATACAAActagtaataaataaatagtaaataattttaaaaaatggCAATACTTTATTGTTTTCATGTCAAATAGTAATATACTACACTTTACAAAAAGACAGTTTTGAGCAcgctgaatgaatgaaaacattttgtgGGGGCCTTACATCTGTATGTGATATAATTTGAACAGATTTTAAACTGCAAAATATGAATGCTTTGAGAGGAAAAATTATAACATGCTCCTGAATGTTTACTCTAATCCAACCCAATCTTAAATGTTTCAAGAGAACCCTTTTGAACTGCAGATTAGATTTGTTGACATCCTTTTGCTCCAGTGCAATCTTATTTACACAGTTATACACCGTCTGTTCTGGAACTGCCAGAACATCAGAAACCCACATATTTATTCACTAAGGTAGAgtttcccaacctttttggcttgtgacaaAGCTAAAGTCTATTTGTCAACCTCTACTAGTTGTGAGCAGTTCAACCACAAAGTGATTTTTCCCCTTGTTTTATTTGACCTGAAAAGGTCCAATTATCTGTAATTCACAAGGTGttgtttttaatgcttttagATTTGTGATTAAACTTAAAATTGAAggccagtattttttttttttaaataaatttaacCAAAAGTTATGAGTTATCTTTTGCAGCACAAAGCTCCATTATAAATTCCTATCTAACCTCTTGATGGTCAATATTCATTAGCCGCCATGTTCTACAGATTTTAATTTGGAATTTTGTACTTAGCTACTAGCTGAATGTCTGAGCGTCTTAGATGGTTATGACAATGCACTTTTTATACTTATTACCCCACCACAACAGGCTATGGTAATGCTGATGCCCTCTAGAGATCATCCCCTCCCACCCCTCACCCCCCGAAGGCCACCACTATGGTACTGCAGCCTTTAATTAAAAAGGGAACAACAGTCAGGGTGCAGCCAGCCTCACAGTCAGCCGGATATGAGGAGGAGCAGCCGAACCCCCCAACCCTAGGCTTAGATATATCAGTTACTGTAATTGCAGCACCCTTGGGAGTAGGTAGCCTGGGGACAAAACCGTCTGAGGTCAAGCAGGGGGTTGCCAAGGAGGGTGGTGGTGGCTGAAGTGTGGGGAAAAGGTTGGGGAGGGGGCCTCAGCACTAGCAACACTGCGTGTCTCCTGAAACCTAATAGAGAGACGTTCGACACAAACAAGACCCACTGGGCTGCCCAGCTAACCTCACTTCCCCTCACAAgccctcctctccttccttttCCTTTCATCCATTGAAGGGAGCTCTCAAGTGGACTATTGTATTTGTCTTCTAGGTACAAGCCAGCAATCAACCCCTTGGCCCTTACTTATAGTGAGGTTTTCATAGCCCAGCGCAAAGAGTCTACTCTTGTGGTTGTTCAAGAAGTGCTCAGCCTCTGACATTACACCGTTGCACCACAGGAGGAGGTTGGTGAAGACTGCATGGATTACACCAAATCTGAAGAGACAAACAGATGAAAACAAAGCTGATGAGTAGTCATCTAACAGCATGCGGCAGTGTTATGATGCAGGTTGCTGTGATGTGCATGCATGCAGATTTCATATTTTGCACTTTTAGTCGCTGGTGAGATGTTTCATGACAGTATTAAATTATAATATCCCATATTTCACATACCTCTCAAATGTTTCAAAGCTCTGGATGACATCCTTGATGTGAAACCAGAGAAAATGCAcctaaacaaaacacacacaaaacatttatattaaaaaagaCAGTCAATATATAGcttattaaaacatattttatagaCAGGAAAACAGTGActtaaaaattatttaaattcctTTACCCCTTTGTCCTATGCAGTTACACTCAAATAACATGGACAATGACAGGATTATATTCTTGCAGCAACTCTGTACTCGCCTCAAAAACAAAGAGCACATTATTCAAAAGACCTACCTGGTTAAGTGGTGCACAGGAAAAAAAGATACAGTGTCACACTGCTGAAAGAGTATCACtttattgaaataaaagtgGGGTTGCAAACGTAcctgtgttattgtgtgagtTGCGTGGATGACAGGATATACCCCGAGCACAGCTGACACACAAGACTGATAGCCAATATAATACCCGATTCGGAAAGCGTCCATAATCAGTGAAAGGACTGCAAGGAGTGTCAAACCACCTTCcaagagaaagaaataaagatcAAGTTATTACTGCCACACGTtggctacatggaaaaataaatcaatttaaattaaaatgtttttttttttactacaaacCCTTCGTTCTGGTAAAGATTAGGATTTTGGCCTGTGTCATCACCAATACACATGGAAAAGCATAACATCAATTTGCTATTTTACGCATGCACTGCTGTAACCTTGCGCGTAATCTTACAAACTCACCTCTTATCCAGCATGTTGTGGCATGGACATCTTTATCGGTCCGCGTGTTCTTCTGTCTGTCCCGCACCAGCATGTACCACAACATCCAGATCAGCTGGAGGATCATGAGGCAGGTGACAAAGGCCAACAAGTGCTCTTCCCTGACAGCGGGGTCACCTTGGATAGCCAGCATCATCGCCACCCCGAGCAGCAGCAAATTGGTCCCGTATTGGCCGCTAAGGATCTCTCCGTTCTTCCTCGGATAATCCCCTGACAGACTTAGTTTTAGTTTGGCGAACATCTTTTTGTCGTGCTCGGAGCTGGAAGACGAGGAGGAACTGTGACAGTACTTGTTCAGACACTGACTATCTAGGCAACTGTGTTCCACCATGGCGGGAGAGGAAAATCGCTATGCCGAGAGAAGAATAAAGTCAAAGCCGCGCGCTATAAGAGCATTTGGGGGAGGCCAGATGCCTAACCTGTTGCTACAAGGTGGGGATTCAGACGAATAGGTACCGTGCCAAACATGCTCATTCAATCTTCAAGGTCCGGCTCACTGGTCACGCATCGTTTCAATGTCCAGCCTCGCTGAGGATGGACTTGATAGACGCCATTGTCATCTTGTAACCCTGAAACTGAAATATCTGGTCGTGTAACACGCTCGCTGAGTCATTGAAAATGGTAGATTGCGTTTCAGTCTTTGGTGATCCCAGACCCCCGTCCTTTTGAAACTCCCATAGCATGTTTCAGATTAATCACTGGGCTTGTGCCAACCATTCTCTACCTCAAGCAAAAACACTAAGCACGGAATTatctatagcagaaaaaaaaatgagcttCGCCCAAATCCACCTCCTTCGGAGCAGCTGGCACACAGTCTTTCCAAGTCTACTGAAATCCTCTCAGGGTGGCTATCGGGTATTAAGCGTACAGGCCTGAATGACATGAAAAGGAAGATGACATGTCACAAACCTGCGATTTTTACTGGCTGGAGCCAAGTGACCTGTCATGGCATCGCTTCAAAACTAAGTGCCACCTCCTCAAATCCTTTTGTCCACTTGTGGCTTTGCTTTcaagttttaaaaagaaaaagggagaatCAGATTTCAATGGTCAAATTCACAAGGGCTTTTTTGTGAGTGAATGTCAAGGAGGAGAACACAGAGACCATCAGCACTGAGAGCTCTTATGTATATGATCATGTAACCTCTGGTGCAATAGCTTGGGCGGAAACGCGCAATCAGCACAACAATAGGACTGCTCACAGAGGTGATTAGTGCGATGTGAATTTAGGAGGGGATAGAAATGATTATCAGTGCATTTTAAtgattaacttaaaaaaggctcatttttttaaataccgcCTATTAATTAGTGAAATGGGTACACGCAGCACAGTGGCTTCACAATAGCGTTTATTCTGCTTTACGAGACTCCTGAGTCAAGCTGCGTGGACTCAAAAAagcatttataaaaacaaacaagtggTTGGGTGATGGTTGGGTGAGGGTCACATTCATATTtgaatcagaatactttatgGATACCCTCAATGGAATTGTTCGTGGTTTTGGTGGTTTATAAGTGCAAAAAGA is a window from the Perca flavescens isolate YP-PL-M2 chromosome 4, PFLA_1.0, whole genome shotgun sequence genome containing:
- the otop1 gene encoding proton channel OTOP1 — encoded protein: MVEHSCLDSQCLNKYCHSSSSSSSSEHDKKMFAKLKLSLSGDYPRKNGEILSGQYGTNLLLLGVAMMLAIQGDPAVREEHLLAFVTCLMILQLIWMLWYMLVRDRQKNTRTDKDVHATTCWIRGGLTLLAVLSLIMDAFRIGYYIGYQSCVSAVLGVYPVIHATHTITQVHFLWFHIKDVIQSFETFERFGVIHAVFTNLLLWCNGVMSEAEHFLNNHKSRLFALGYENLTIMHTEPDCNCTTSTCSLFSRSLFYLYPFNVEYHIFVSAMLFVMWKNIGRTVDLSSNKKRLATKIQGLHVGPILGLLALAGTIGVMVVYVTNIEESFQTHNSAISMFYIYGIAMLAFMCCAGSLGLLIYRVDHMPPDTSKNPSRQLDTELLCGSSIGSWLMSWCSIVAVVGANSNPPFRWTNLVYSLLVVLEKYTQNLFIVESLYRRQEDGEREDPELPAPPEIFSVTSSLAPPYNGIINQAYETPDRICVSLETEEEESRQVYRCPRKPSEVSLSVRNEVNQPLNIKSKVLKNIAVFLIMSNISLWILPAFGCRPQYDNGLEQDTFGYSTWTTILNFAIPLNLFYRIHSVASLFEVFRRV